One segment of Vallicoccus soli DNA contains the following:
- the secF gene encoding protein translocase subunit SecF: protein MDLATLGNRLYTGEKSFDIVSKQRRWYAVSVLIILVCFGGLWVRGLNLGIEFEGGSAFQVTAPAVDVQRGQEAVGGVVAGQVQAQQVGDDTLRLETEQLSPEETTEVQAALAEEFGVQPGDVSAQFVGPSWGEDVTQSAIRALLVFLALVVIYLSMTFEWKMAVAAIVALLHDILITVGIYAIVGFEVTPASVVGLLTILGYSLYDTVVVFDKVRENTAGITAGSRATYSEAANLALNQTIVRSVNTTVIALLPIGAILFVGAGLLGAGTLKDLALSLFVGVAAGAYSSIFIATPLLADLKEREPAVQALRERVHARRSGVAATAPRRRAAAGAGAGTGTALLEAPGDGAGGPLDDGAAAHGDAHGDADGAAGGDADGAAGTGRGATALGAEGPHRGGQVRGPRNQPRRTSAEARKRPGGRKR from the coding sequence ATGGACCTCGCGACCCTGGGCAACCGGCTCTACACCGGTGAGAAGTCCTTCGACATCGTCTCCAAGCAGCGCCGCTGGTACGCCGTCTCGGTCCTCATCATCCTCGTCTGCTTCGGCGGGCTCTGGGTCCGCGGGCTGAACCTCGGCATCGAGTTCGAGGGCGGGTCCGCGTTCCAGGTGACGGCCCCCGCGGTCGACGTCCAGCGCGGCCAGGAAGCCGTCGGCGGCGTCGTCGCCGGCCAGGTGCAGGCGCAGCAGGTCGGCGACGACACGCTGCGCCTGGAGACCGAGCAGCTGAGCCCCGAGGAGACCACCGAGGTCCAGGCCGCGCTCGCCGAGGAGTTCGGCGTGCAGCCGGGCGACGTCAGCGCGCAGTTCGTCGGGCCGTCCTGGGGCGAGGACGTCACGCAGTCCGCGATCCGGGCGCTGCTGGTGTTCCTGGCGCTCGTCGTCATCTACCTGTCGATGACCTTCGAGTGGAAGATGGCGGTCGCGGCGATCGTCGCGCTGCTGCACGACATCCTCATCACTGTCGGCATCTACGCGATCGTCGGCTTCGAGGTCACCCCGGCCAGCGTCGTCGGCCTGCTGACCATCCTCGGCTACTCGCTGTACGACACCGTGGTCGTCTTCGACAAGGTCCGCGAGAACACGGCGGGGATCACCGCCGGCTCGCGGGCGACGTACAGCGAGGCCGCCAACCTCGCGCTCAACCAGACGATCGTCCGGTCGGTCAACACCACCGTCATCGCCCTGCTGCCCATCGGCGCCATCCTCTTCGTCGGCGCGGGCCTGCTCGGCGCGGGCACGCTCAAGGACCTCGCGCTCTCGCTCTTCGTCGGCGTCGCCGCGGGCGCGTACTCCTCGATCTTCATCGCCACCCCGCTGCTCGCGGACCTCAAGGAGCGCGAGCCGGCGGTGCAGGCCCTGCGCGAGCGCGTCCACGCCCGCCGCTCCGGCGTCGCGGCGACGGCGCCGCGCCGCCGCGCGGCGGCCGGCGCGGGGGCGGGCACCGGGACGGCCCTGCTCGAGGCCCCCGGCGACGGGGCGGGCGGGCCGCTCGACGACGGCGCCGCCGCGCACGGGGACGCGCACGGTGACGCGGACGGGGCCGCCGGCGGTGACGCGGACGGCGCCGCCGGGACCGGGCGCGGCGCCACCGCGCTCGGGGCCGAGGGCCCGCACCGCGGCGGGCAGGTGCGCGGGCCGCGCAACCAGCCGCGCCGCACGAGCGCCGAGGCGCGCAAGCGCCCCGGCGGGCGGAAGCGCTGA
- the secD gene encoding protein translocase subunit SecD: MAGPPGATRPGRAIAVLAALGVALYALILVVAPDRVAGRALSLVDTYTPQLGLDLRGGTEIVLRPVVAAGAEGSITDENINEAIGIIRQRVDGTGVAEAEVSSQGSGGGRTIVIQIPGERNEQVLAQVQQTAELRFRQVLAVDNGTPLPQPTPGATPGATPAAPAPGATVQPGATPGAGGAGGDGAEAPAGIAETPPDPAPQPTSDGREAPRALAAATPAAPAATPAPTPGATPAPAQEQAPAEGPFTAAEVPQRVQQAFQRLDCSDPPERTGPSDPGAPIASCGDDGLKYLLSPAVLVGTDVAGATSGLQALPNGGVSNTWEVRLDFTGEGTRKFADETARVNVLPPPENQLAIVLDDRVVSAPTINEAIPGGSASITGSFTQESAEDLANVLRYGALPLAFEPQSVNEVSPTLGDESLRGGLIAGGLGLLAVVLYMLVYYRLLGLVAVASLVVATIGTWGLLVFLGWQIGYALTLAGIAGAIVSIGVTADSFVIYFERIRDEVREGRTVRVAAETGWRRARRTIIASDVVSLLAAVVLYFLSSSSVRGFAFTLGLTTLVDVIVVFLFTKPLVTLFVRSRGLSTGGMSGLDAKRLGAVPGSSPSPSLAMARARERRRVAEAGAASGATSMGKDL, translated from the coding sequence GTGGCAGGACCCCCCGGCGCGACGAGGCCCGGACGCGCGATCGCCGTCCTCGCGGCTCTCGGCGTCGCGCTCTACGCGCTCATCCTCGTCGTCGCCCCCGACCGGGTGGCCGGGCGCGCGCTCAGCCTCGTCGACACGTACACCCCGCAGCTCGGCCTCGACCTGCGCGGCGGCACGGAGATCGTCCTGCGCCCGGTCGTCGCGGCCGGCGCCGAGGGCAGCATCACCGACGAGAACATCAACGAGGCCATCGGCATCATCCGCCAGCGCGTCGACGGCACCGGCGTCGCCGAGGCCGAGGTGAGCTCGCAGGGCTCCGGCGGCGGGCGGACGATCGTCATCCAGATCCCCGGCGAGCGCAACGAGCAGGTGCTGGCGCAGGTCCAGCAGACCGCCGAGCTGCGCTTCCGGCAGGTCCTGGCCGTCGACAACGGGACGCCGCTGCCGCAGCCCACCCCCGGCGCCACCCCGGGCGCCACCCCCGCGGCCCCCGCGCCGGGGGCGACCGTCCAGCCGGGCGCGACGCCGGGCGCCGGCGGCGCCGGTGGCGACGGGGCCGAGGCGCCCGCGGGCATCGCCGAGACGCCGCCGGACCCCGCGCCGCAGCCCACGAGCGACGGCCGCGAGGCGCCGCGCGCGCTCGCGGCCGCGACGCCCGCCGCCCCGGCCGCGACGCCCGCGCCCACCCCGGGGGCGACCCCCGCGCCGGCGCAGGAGCAGGCCCCGGCCGAGGGGCCCTTCACCGCGGCCGAGGTCCCCCAGCGGGTGCAGCAGGCGTTCCAGCGGCTCGACTGCTCCGACCCGCCGGAGCGCACCGGCCCGAGCGACCCCGGCGCGCCCATCGCCAGCTGCGGCGACGACGGCCTGAAGTACCTCCTGAGCCCGGCCGTGCTCGTCGGCACCGACGTCGCCGGCGCGACCTCGGGCCTGCAGGCGCTGCCCAACGGCGGCGTCTCCAACACCTGGGAGGTGCGCCTCGACTTCACCGGCGAGGGCACCCGGAAGTTCGCCGACGAGACCGCGCGGGTCAACGTCCTGCCGCCGCCGGAGAACCAGCTCGCGATCGTCCTCGACGACCGCGTCGTCTCCGCGCCGACCATCAACGAGGCCATCCCCGGCGGCTCGGCGTCGATCACCGGCAGCTTCACCCAGGAGTCGGCGGAGGACCTGGCCAACGTCCTGCGCTACGGCGCCCTGCCGCTGGCGTTCGAGCCCCAGTCGGTCAACGAGGTGTCGCCGACGCTCGGCGACGAGTCGCTGCGCGGCGGGCTCATCGCCGGCGGCCTCGGCCTGCTCGCCGTCGTGCTCTACATGCTCGTCTACTACCGCCTCCTCGGCCTGGTGGCGGTCGCGAGCCTCGTGGTCGCGACCATCGGCACCTGGGGCCTGCTCGTCTTCCTCGGCTGGCAGATCGGCTACGCGCTGACCCTCGCGGGCATCGCCGGCGCCATCGTGTCGATCGGCGTCACCGCGGACTCGTTCGTCATCTACTTCGAGCGCATCCGCGACGAGGTGCGCGAGGGGCGGACGGTCCGCGTGGCGGCCGAGACCGGCTGGCGGCGCGCCCGGCGCACGATCATCGCCTCCGACGTCGTGTCGCTGCTGGCCGCCGTGGTGCTCTACTTCCTCTCCAGCTCCTCGGTCCGCGGCTTCGCCTTCACCCTGGGCCTGACGACGCTCGTGGACGTCATCGTCGTGTTCCTCTTCACCAAGCCGCTCGTGACGCTCTTCGTCCGCTCCCGCGGGCTGAGCACCGGCGGGATGTCCGGGCTCGACGCGAAGCGGCTCGGGGCGGTGCCGGGCAGCTCGCCCTCGCCGTCGCTGGCCATGGCCCGTGCGCGCGAGCGCCGCCGCGTGGCCGAGGCGGGCGCCGCCTCGGGCGCGACCTCGATGGGGAAGGACCTCTGA
- the yajC gene encoding preprotein translocase subunit YajC, which yields MDIASLLPFLLILVVGYLLLVRPARNRQREMAQLQEQLVPGVEVMTTAGLYATVVALDETSVTLETGPGTTSRWDRRAVARVVTPLDAAPDAPAYADDLDRPDGPHRSDGLDRPAGLGPGDPGPGDPGPGDLGRPGGATRADDPDDPRRPGPA from the coding sequence GTGGACATCGCCAGCCTGCTGCCGTTCCTGCTGATCCTCGTGGTCGGCTACCTGCTGCTCGTGCGCCCGGCGCGCAACCGGCAGCGGGAGATGGCGCAGCTGCAGGAGCAGCTCGTCCCGGGCGTCGAGGTCATGACGACGGCCGGCCTCTACGCCACCGTCGTCGCCCTCGACGAGACGAGCGTGACCCTCGAGACCGGGCCGGGCACCACCTCGCGCTGGGACCGCCGCGCGGTCGCCCGCGTGGTCACGCCGCTCGACGCGGCGCCCGACGCACCGGCGTACGCCGACGACCTGGACCGCCCCGACGGCCCGCACCGCTCGGACGGCCTGGACCGCCCCGCCGGCCTGGGCCCCGGCGACCCGGGCCCCGGCGACCCGGGCCCGGGGGACCTGGGCCGGCCCGGCGGTGCGACCCGGGCGGACGACCCCGACGACCCGCGCCGGCCCGGGCCCGCCTGA
- the ruvB gene encoding Holliday junction branch migration DNA helicase RuvB, with translation MSEERLVAGEADALERAAEAALRPRSLADFVGQERVREQLAVVLDAARARERAPDHVLLCGPPGLGKTTLAMIIAAELGQPLRITSGPAIQHAGDLAALLSGLAEGEVLFLDEIHRMARPAEEMLYMAMEDFRVDVVVGKGPGATAIPLELPPFTLVGATTRAGLLPGPLRDRFGFTGHLDLYAPDDLRRIIVRSAGLLDVDLRADGAREIAGRSRGTPRIANRLLRRVRDYAEVRAKRVVTGPVARAALEVYEVDALGLDRLDRSVLDALCRLFAGGPVGLSTLAVAVGEETETVEEVAEPFLVRSGLLARTPRGRVATPAAWAHLGLAPPRSVVALAPSLFDEEDAAGGAPRGR, from the coding sequence GTGAGCGAGGAGCGGCTGGTGGCGGGCGAGGCCGACGCGCTGGAGCGCGCGGCCGAGGCGGCGCTGCGCCCGCGCTCGCTCGCTGACTTCGTGGGCCAGGAGCGGGTGCGCGAGCAGCTCGCCGTCGTGCTCGACGCCGCGCGGGCCCGTGAGCGCGCGCCCGACCACGTGCTGCTCTGCGGGCCGCCGGGCCTCGGCAAGACGACGCTGGCGATGATCATCGCGGCGGAGCTGGGCCAGCCGCTGCGCATCACGAGCGGCCCGGCGATCCAGCACGCCGGCGACCTCGCCGCGCTGCTGTCGGGGCTCGCCGAGGGCGAGGTGCTCTTCCTCGACGAGATCCACCGGATGGCGCGCCCGGCGGAGGAGATGCTCTACATGGCGATGGAGGACTTCCGCGTCGACGTCGTCGTCGGCAAGGGCCCCGGCGCCACCGCGATCCCGCTGGAGCTGCCGCCGTTCACCCTGGTGGGCGCGACGACGCGCGCGGGGCTGCTGCCGGGGCCGCTGCGCGACCGGTTCGGCTTCACCGGGCACCTCGACCTCTACGCCCCCGACGACCTGCGGCGCATCATCGTGCGCTCCGCGGGCCTGCTCGACGTGGACCTGCGCGCCGACGGCGCGCGCGAGATCGCGGGGCGCTCGCGCGGCACGCCGCGCATCGCCAACCGGCTGCTGCGCCGGGTGCGCGACTACGCCGAGGTGCGCGCCAAGCGGGTCGTCACCGGCCCGGTCGCCCGCGCGGCGCTCGAGGTGTACGAGGTCGACGCGCTGGGCCTGGACCGGCTCGACCGCTCCGTCCTCGACGCGCTGTGCCGGCTGTTCGCCGGGGGGCCGGTCGGGCTGTCCACCCTCGCCGTCGCCGTGGGGGAGGAGACCGAGACCGTCGAGGAGGTCGCCGAGCCCTTCCTCGTGCGCTCGGGGCTCCTCGCCCGCACGCCGCGCGGGCGCGTGGCCACCCCGGCGGCCTGGGCCCACCTCGGGCTCGCGCCGCCGCGCTCGGTCGTGGCCCTCGCCCCGTCGCTCTTCGACGAGGAGGACGCCGCCGGCGGCGCGCCGCGGGGGCGCTAG
- the ruvA gene encoding Holliday junction branch migration protein RuvA codes for MIASVRGRVAALTGQAAVVEVGGVGVLVQCSPAALAGLRPGEEALLHTSLVVREDSLTLYGFLEDDERTVFEVLQTASGVGPRLAQAMLAVHPPDALRRAVATEDLAALVQVPGIGRKGAQRIVLELKDKLGPPLGGAAAPAAAPVPLEEPWRAPLHAALLGLGWSGREADEAVEAVAPQAQEQLEAGGAPDVAVLLRQALRTLSRA; via the coding sequence GTGATCGCCTCGGTGCGAGGGCGGGTGGCCGCCCTCACCGGGCAGGCGGCGGTCGTCGAGGTGGGGGGCGTCGGCGTGCTCGTGCAGTGCAGCCCGGCCGCGCTCGCCGGCCTGCGCCCCGGCGAGGAGGCGCTGCTGCACACCTCGCTCGTCGTGCGCGAGGACTCGCTGACCCTCTACGGCTTCCTCGAGGACGACGAGCGCACCGTGTTCGAGGTCCTGCAGACCGCCAGCGGCGTCGGCCCGCGCCTCGCGCAGGCGATGCTCGCCGTGCACCCGCCCGACGCGCTGCGCCGGGCGGTCGCGACCGAGGACCTCGCCGCCCTCGTGCAGGTGCCGGGCATCGGGCGCAAGGGGGCGCAGCGGATCGTCCTGGAGCTCAAGGACAAGCTCGGCCCGCCGCTGGGCGGGGCGGCGGCGCCGGCCGCGGCGCCCGTACCGCTCGAGGAGCCGTGGCGGGCCCCGCTGCACGCGGCGCTGCTCGGGCTCGGCTGGTCCGGCAGGGAGGCCGACGAGGCGGTCGAGGCCGTGGCGCCGCAGGCGCAGGAGCAGCTCGAGGCCGGGGGCGCGCCGGACGTCGCGGTGCTGCTGCGCCAGGCGCTGCGCACCCTGAGCAGGGCGTGA
- the ruvC gene encoding crossover junction endodeoxyribonuclease RuvC, with product MRVLGVDPGLTRCGLAVVEGRVGAPLTMLAVGLARTPAADPVAERLHAVEREVEAWLDRHRPDAVAVERVFSQHNVRTVMGTAQASAVALVAAARRGLPVALHTPSEVKAAVTGNGRADKAQVAAMVTRLLRLDEAPRPADATDALALAVCHVWRGAASTRLQDAARTQRAALERAQQRALRARARSSA from the coding sequence GTGCGGGTGCTGGGCGTCGACCCGGGGCTGACCCGGTGCGGCCTCGCGGTCGTCGAGGGGCGCGTCGGCGCCCCGCTGACCATGCTCGCCGTGGGCCTGGCGCGCACGCCCGCCGCCGACCCCGTCGCCGAGCGCCTGCACGCGGTCGAGCGCGAGGTCGAGGCGTGGCTCGACCGGCACCGCCCCGACGCGGTCGCCGTCGAGCGGGTGTTCAGCCAGCACAACGTCCGCACCGTCATGGGCACCGCGCAGGCCAGCGCGGTGGCCCTCGTCGCCGCCGCGCGCCGGGGCCTGCCGGTCGCCCTGCACACCCCGAGCGAGGTCAAGGCCGCGGTCACCGGCAACGGGCGCGCGGACAAGGCCCAGGTCGCGGCGATGGTCACGCGGCTGCTGCGCCTCGACGAGGCCCCGCGACCGGCCGACGCCACGGACGCCCTCGCCCTCGCCGTCTGCCACGTGTGGCGCGGCGCCGCGTCGACCCGCCTGCAGGACGCCGCGCGCACCCAGCGGGCCGCCCTGGAGCGGGCCCAGCAGCGCGCGCTGCGCGCCCGGGCCCGGAGCAGCGCGTGA
- a CDS encoding YebC/PmpR family DNA-binding transcriptional regulator codes for MSGHSKWATTKHKKAVVDAKRGKLFAKLIKNVEVAARTGGGDPAGNPTLYDAIQKAKKSSVPNDNIDRAVKRGSGAEGGGADYQTIMYEGYGPNGVAVLIECLTDNRNRAASDVRVAMTRNGGSMADPGSVSYLFNRKGLIVVPKTGGLTEDDVLTAVLEAGVEDVTDDGEQFEVTCEATDLVAVRTALQEAGIEYDSADATFLPSVSVPLDEEGARKMFRLIDALEESDDVQDVYANYDVSDEVMEAVG; via the coding sequence ATGTCCGGCCACTCCAAGTGGGCGACCACGAAGCACAAGAAGGCCGTCGTCGACGCCAAGCGGGGCAAGCTCTTCGCGAAGCTCATCAAGAACGTCGAGGTCGCGGCGCGCACCGGGGGCGGCGACCCCGCGGGCAACCCCACCCTCTACGACGCCATCCAGAAGGCGAAGAAGAGCTCGGTCCCCAACGACAACATCGACCGCGCGGTCAAGCGCGGCTCGGGCGCCGAGGGCGGCGGGGCGGACTACCAGACGATCATGTACGAGGGGTACGGCCCGAACGGCGTGGCCGTGCTCATCGAGTGCCTCACCGACAACCGCAACCGCGCCGCCTCCGACGTGCGCGTGGCGATGACCCGCAACGGCGGCTCGATGGCCGACCCGGGCTCGGTGTCGTACCTGTTCAACCGCAAGGGCCTCATCGTCGTCCCCAAGACCGGGGGCCTCACCGAGGACGACGTGCTCACGGCGGTCCTCGAGGCCGGCGTCGAGGACGTCACCGACGACGGCGAGCAGTTCGAGGTCACCTGCGAGGCGACCGACCTCGTCGCGGTGCGCACCGCGCTGCAGGAGGCCGGCATCGAGTACGACTCCGCCGACGCCACCTTCCTGCCCAGCGTCAGCGTGCCGCTCGACGAGGAGGGCGCGCGCAAGATGTTCCGGCTCATCGACGCGCTCGAGGAGAGCGACGACGTGCAGGACGTGTACGCGAACTACGACGTGAGCGACGAGGTCATGGAGGCCGTGGGCTGA
- the pdxT gene encoding pyridoxal 5'-phosphate synthase glutaminase subunit PdxT: MTPAPTVGVLALQGDVREHVRALEAAGARAVLVRRPGELAAVDGLVVPGGESTTMVKLAVAFDLLEPLRERVREGMPAYGSCAGMVLLADRIADGVPGQPTVGGLDVLVRRNAFGRQVDSFEADVAYGDLDEPLHAVFIRAPWVEEAGPRVEVLARVVGGPADGRIVAVRQGRLLATSFHPELTGDLRVHDHFVRVVRGG, encoded by the coding sequence GTGACGCCCGCGCCGACCGTCGGCGTCCTCGCCCTGCAGGGCGACGTCCGCGAGCACGTACGGGCCCTCGAGGCCGCCGGCGCGCGGGCCGTCCTCGTGCGCCGCCCGGGCGAGCTCGCCGCCGTCGACGGGCTCGTCGTGCCGGGCGGGGAGTCGACGACCATGGTCAAGCTCGCCGTGGCGTTCGACCTGCTCGAGCCGCTGCGCGAGCGCGTCCGGGAGGGCATGCCGGCGTACGGCTCGTGCGCCGGCATGGTGCTGCTGGCCGACCGGATCGCCGACGGCGTCCCGGGCCAGCCCACCGTCGGCGGGCTCGACGTGCTCGTGCGCCGCAACGCCTTCGGCCGGCAGGTCGACTCCTTCGAGGCCGACGTGGCGTACGGCGACCTGGACGAGCCCCTGCACGCGGTGTTCATCCGTGCGCCGTGGGTCGAGGAGGCCGGCCCGCGGGTCGAGGTGCTCGCGCGGGTCGTCGGCGGACCCGCCGACGGTAGGATCGTCGCCGTCCGGCAGGGCCGACTGCTGGCCACGAGCTTCCACCCCGAGCTGACGGGGGACCTGCGCGTGCACGACCACTTCGTGCGGGTGGTGCGCGGGGGCTGA
- the pdxS gene encoding pyridoxal 5'-phosphate synthase lyase subunit PdxS translates to MPSTPDVPTTASTGTARVKRGMAEMLKGGVIMDVVTPEQARIAEDAGAVAVMALERVPADIRAQGGVARMSDPDMVEGIVAAVSIPVMAKARIGHFVEAQVLQSLGVDYVDESEVLTPADYAHHIDKWRFTVPFVCGATNLGEALRRLTEGAAMIRSKGEAGTGDVSNAVTHMRTIRAEVRRLTSLSEDELYVAAKELQAPYELVREVAEAGRLPTVLFTAGGIATPADAAMMMQLGADGVFVGSGIFKSGNPAQRAEAIVKATTFHDDPDVIAKVSRGLGEAMVGINVEQLPVDHRLAQRGW, encoded by the coding sequence GTGCCCAGCACGCCCGACGTCCCCACCACTGCCAGCACCGGCACCGCGCGCGTGAAGCGCGGCATGGCCGAGATGCTCAAGGGCGGCGTGATCATGGACGTCGTCACGCCCGAGCAGGCGCGCATCGCCGAGGACGCCGGCGCCGTCGCCGTCATGGCGCTCGAGCGGGTCCCGGCCGACATCCGCGCCCAGGGCGGGGTGGCGCGGATGAGCGACCCCGACATGGTCGAGGGCATCGTCGCCGCGGTCTCCATCCCCGTCATGGCCAAGGCGCGGATCGGGCACTTCGTCGAGGCGCAGGTGCTGCAGTCGCTGGGCGTGGACTACGTCGACGAGTCCGAGGTGCTCACCCCGGCGGACTACGCGCACCACATCGACAAGTGGCGCTTCACCGTGCCCTTCGTCTGCGGCGCGACGAACCTCGGCGAGGCGCTGCGCCGGCTCACCGAGGGCGCGGCGATGATCCGGTCCAAGGGCGAGGCGGGCACCGGGGACGTCTCCAACGCCGTCACCCACATGCGCACCATCCGCGCCGAGGTCCGCCGCCTCACGAGCCTGTCCGAGGACGAGCTCTACGTGGCCGCCAAGGAGCTGCAGGCGCCGTATGAGCTCGTGCGCGAGGTCGCCGAGGCCGGCCGGCTCCCCACGGTCCTCTTCACCGCCGGCGGCATCGCCACCCCCGCTGACGCGGCGATGATGATGCAGCTCGGCGCGGACGGCGTCTTCGTCGGCTCGGGCATCTTCAAGTCCGGGAACCCGGCGCAGCGCGCCGAGGCCATCGTCAAGGCCACGACGTTCCACGACGACCCCGACGTCATCGCCAAGGTCTCCCGCGGGCTCGGCGAGGCCATGGTCGGCATCAACGTCGAGCAGCTGCCGGTCGACCACCGGCTCGCGCAGCGCGGCTGGTGA
- a CDS encoding glycosyltransferase family 4 protein, translating into MRVGIVCPYSWDVPGGVQFHVRDLAERLLDLGHRVSVLAPADEDAPLPPYVVPAGRAVPVPYNGSVARVNIGPLSAARVRRWLGDGGFDVLHVHEPATPSLSLLALWAADGPAVGTFHTSNLRSRAMTAAYPILYPTLEKLSARIAVSEDARRTLVEHLGGDAVLVPNGVYVDRFASAPVAPLGAEPGEQGTLGFIGRINEPRKGLPTLLAAMPAVLARRPGVRLLVAGTGDEREALEDAPPAVRAAVTCLGTVSEADKVALLRTVDAYVAPNLGGESFGIILVEAMAAGAPVVASSLDAFRRVLDDGRAGVLFPVGDAPALAGALLGLLEDPARGAALREYASRWVRRFDWGTVAADVVAVYETVAAGAAASVPPQGGRLLRPWRR; encoded by the coding sequence GTGAGGGTCGGCATCGTCTGCCCCTACTCGTGGGACGTCCCCGGCGGGGTGCAGTTCCACGTGCGCGACCTCGCCGAGCGGCTCCTCGACCTCGGGCACCGGGTCAGCGTCCTGGCCCCCGCCGACGAGGACGCGCCGCTGCCCCCGTACGTCGTGCCGGCCGGGCGGGCGGTCCCGGTGCCCTACAACGGGTCGGTCGCCCGGGTGAACATCGGGCCGCTGAGCGCGGCGCGGGTGCGCCGCTGGCTCGGCGACGGCGGCTTCGACGTGCTGCACGTGCACGAGCCGGCCACGCCGAGCCTGTCGCTGCTCGCGCTCTGGGCGGCGGACGGGCCGGCCGTGGGCACCTTCCACACGTCCAACCTGCGCTCGCGGGCGATGACGGCGGCGTACCCGATCCTCTACCCGACCCTGGAGAAGCTCTCCGCGCGGATCGCGGTCAGCGAGGACGCCCGGCGCACCCTGGTCGAGCACCTCGGCGGCGACGCGGTGCTCGTCCCCAACGGGGTCTACGTCGACCGCTTCGCCTCCGCGCCGGTCGCACCGCTGGGCGCGGAGCCGGGGGAGCAGGGGACCCTCGGGTTCATCGGGCGCATCAACGAGCCGCGCAAGGGCCTGCCGACGCTGCTCGCGGCGATGCCCGCCGTCCTGGCCCGCCGGCCGGGGGTGCGCCTGCTGGTCGCCGGCACCGGCGACGAGCGCGAGGCCCTCGAGGACGCCCCGCCGGCCGTGCGGGCCGCCGTCACCTGCCTCGGCACCGTCTCCGAGGCCGACAAGGTCGCGCTGCTGCGCACCGTCGACGCGTACGTCGCCCCCAACCTCGGCGGCGAGTCGTTCGGGATCATCCTCGTCGAGGCGATGGCCGCGGGGGCGCCCGTCGTGGCGAGCTCGCTCGACGCCTTCCGCCGGGTGCTCGACGACGGCCGCGCCGGCGTCCTGTTCCCCGTCGGCGACGCCCCCGCGCTGGCGGGCGCGCTGCTCGGGCTCCTCGAGGACCCCGCCCGCGGCGCCGCGCTGCGCGAGTACGCCTCCCGCTGGGTCCGCCGCTTCGACTGGGGCACCGTCGCGGCGGACGTCGTGGCGGTGTACGAGACCGTCGCCGCCGGTGCCGCCGCGTCCGTCCCGCCGCAGGGCGGGCGGCTGCTGCGCCCCTGGAGGCGGTGA
- a CDS encoding phosphatidylinositol mannoside acyltransferase, giving the protein MSGRAYALGWSLVRRLPEPLAYGAFRLGADAFWLARPAPVRRLERTLARIVPGREREVARDAVRSYLRYWCDVFRLPDWAPERVVGRVRVEHEERLRAPLAEGRGVVAALGHLGNWDHAGAWAGLTGAPVTTVAERLEPPDLFERFVAFRRRIGIEVLPLDAPGLTGTLAARLAAGGLVPLLVDRDLAGTGVAVDLLGEQARFAPGPALLALRTGAALLPVTVHRDEDVLVLVLHPHVEPPRAGTTREKVVAMTQAVADAIGEGVRAHPEEWHVLQPVFAADLPGRP; this is encoded by the coding sequence GTGAGCGGGCGCGCGTACGCCCTGGGCTGGTCGCTGGTCCGCCGGCTGCCCGAGCCCCTGGCGTACGGCGCCTTCCGCCTCGGCGCGGACGCCTTCTGGCTCGCCCGCCCCGCCCCGGTGCGCCGGCTCGAGCGGACCCTCGCCCGAATCGTGCCGGGGCGCGAGCGGGAGGTGGCCCGCGACGCCGTGCGGTCGTACCTGCGCTACTGGTGCGACGTGTTCCGGCTGCCCGACTGGGCGCCGGAGCGGGTCGTGGGCCGGGTCCGCGTGGAGCACGAGGAGCGGCTCCGCGCCCCGCTCGCCGAGGGGCGCGGCGTCGTCGCGGCCCTCGGGCACCTGGGCAACTGGGACCACGCCGGCGCCTGGGCCGGGCTGACCGGCGCCCCGGTCACGACCGTCGCCGAGCGGCTGGAGCCGCCGGACCTGTTCGAGCGGTTCGTCGCCTTCCGCCGCCGGATCGGCATCGAGGTGCTGCCGCTCGACGCCCCCGGCCTCACCGGGACGCTGGCCGCGCGCCTGGCCGCCGGCGGCCTCGTCCCGCTGCTCGTCGACCGGGACCTCGCCGGCACCGGCGTCGCGGTGGACCTGCTCGGCGAGCAGGCCCGCTTCGCCCCGGGCCCGGCGCTGCTCGCCCTGCGCACCGGGGCGGCGCTGCTGCCGGTGACCGTGCACCGCGACGAGGACGTCCTCGTCCTCGTCCTGCACCCGCACGTGGAACCGCCCCGCGCGGGCACGACCCGCGAGAAGGTGGTGGCCATGACCCAGGCCGTCGCCGACGCGATCGGGGAGGGCGTGCGCGCGCACCCCGAGGAGTGGCACGTCCTGCAGCCGGTGTTCGCCGCGGACCTGCCGGGCCGGCCGTGA